One window from the genome of Bacillus weihaiensis encodes:
- a CDS encoding flagellar basal body rod protein, with the protein MRKFGYILVGGVAVMVLLSNLAPMLALGISLLILYFAYKGFMNTDSSFNKVLLAVIGVIALFASVSNIPAIFGFVAVYVLFVVWKNWNKKVEKEEDPFTNFEKEWNELKGN; encoded by the coding sequence GTGAGGAAATTTGGTTACATTTTAGTAGGTGGGGTGGCTGTCATGGTGCTTCTTTCAAACCTTGCACCTATGCTTGCGTTAGGTATTTCATTATTAATCCTATACTTCGCTTATAAAGGATTTATGAACACAGATTCTTCGTTTAATAAGGTTCTTCTTGCGGTAATAGGTGTCATTGCTTTGTTTGCCTCTGTATCGAATATCCCAGCCATCTTTGGATTTGTGGCAGTATATGTCCTGTTCGTTGTATGGAAAAATTGGAATAAAAAAGTAGAGAAAGAAGAGGATCCTTTTACAAATTTTGAAAAAGAATGGAATGAACTAAAAGGGAATTAA
- a CDS encoding FAD-dependent oxidoreductase produces MTEDFPQGKMPYEPEPFWRETSQIPSFPPLKIDTEVDVAIVGGGITGITTAYLLTKQGFKVAILEADKLVNGTTGHTTAKVTAQHGLIYDELIQHMGEQKAKLYYEANNDALTFIKQTANELTIKCDFSTEDAIMYAVSDEYEKKIHKEFEAYERLGIHSEFTENIALPIDIKGAIIMKNQGQFHPLHYLKALVDEIVKGGGKIYENTTAIDIDETTKKPTVITRDGHRVASQYTIACSHFPFFDGKGFYFSRLHAERSYILAVRTKLEFPGGMFYSADSPTRSLRYTPMGGEKLVLVSGDGHKTGQGTSTHKHYKALEEFGEKVLGIEEVKYRWSAQDLYTLDKVPYVGPITSSKSNILVATGYRKWGMTNGTAAAILLSDIISNKENPIENLYSPSRFYADPSIKKFLSQNLDVAGHLIEGKLDIADKRVEDIGNDEGSVVIVNGKRAGCYKDKEGNMNLVDTTCTHLGCEVEWNSGDRSWDCPCHGSRFSVTGEVIEGPAKKPLKKVDM; encoded by the coding sequence ATGACTGAAGATTTCCCACAAGGAAAGATGCCTTACGAACCTGAACCATTCTGGCGAGAAACCTCTCAAATCCCAAGCTTTCCACCTTTAAAAATTGATACAGAAGTTGATGTAGCCATTGTAGGAGGAGGAATAACAGGGATAACGACTGCCTATTTGCTTACAAAACAGGGGTTTAAAGTTGCCATCCTTGAGGCAGACAAATTAGTAAACGGTACAACTGGTCATACAACTGCAAAAGTAACAGCACAACACGGTTTAATTTATGATGAACTCATTCAGCATATGGGGGAACAAAAAGCAAAGCTATATTATGAAGCGAATAACGATGCGCTTACATTTATCAAGCAAACAGCAAACGAATTAACTATCAAGTGTGATTTTTCTACAGAGGATGCCATTATGTATGCTGTGAGTGATGAATACGAGAAAAAGATTCATAAAGAGTTTGAGGCGTATGAAAGACTTGGTATACATAGTGAGTTTACAGAAAATATAGCCCTTCCTATAGACATAAAAGGTGCTATTATTATGAAAAATCAAGGTCAATTTCACCCGTTACACTATTTAAAGGCTTTAGTTGATGAAATTGTAAAAGGTGGCGGAAAAATTTATGAGAATACCACTGCGATTGATATCGATGAAACAACAAAGAAGCCTACAGTCATAACTAGAGATGGACATCGCGTGGCAAGTCAATATACTATTGCTTGTTCCCACTTCCCATTTTTTGATGGCAAAGGCTTTTATTTTTCACGTTTGCATGCGGAAAGGTCTTATATCCTTGCTGTTCGCACTAAACTGGAGTTCCCTGGTGGGATGTTTTATAGTGCCGATTCACCTACTAGATCTTTGCGATATACACCAATGGGCGGGGAGAAACTAGTTTTAGTAAGCGGAGATGGACATAAAACTGGTCAGGGAACATCTACCCATAAACATTATAAAGCACTTGAAGAATTTGGAGAAAAGGTGCTTGGTATTGAAGAAGTAAAATATCGTTGGTCGGCACAGGATCTTTATACATTAGATAAGGTTCCATATGTTGGACCCATTACGTCTAGTAAGTCCAATATTCTTGTTGCGACAGGTTATCGTAAATGGGGTATGACCAATGGAACAGCAGCTGCCATCTTACTCTCTGACATCATTTCTAATAAAGAAAACCCAATCGAAAACCTTTATAGTCCATCTCGTTTTTATGCGGATCCAAGCATTAAGAAATTCCTCTCACAAAATCTTGATGTTGCTGGACATCTTATTGAAGGGAAGCTTGATATTGCCGATAAGCGTGTTGAAGATATCGGGAACGATGAAGGCTCCGTTGTCATAGTAAATGGAAAACGCGCAGGCTGTTACAAGGATAAGGAAGGAAACATGAATCTTGTTGATACAACCTGTACTCACTTAGGCTGTGAAGTAGAGTGGAATAGCGGAGATCGTTCGTGGGATTGCCCATGCCACGGTTCTCGCTTTAGTGTGACAGGCGAGGTAATTGAAGGTCCAGCAAAAAAACCATTGAAAAAAGTGGATATGTAA
- the qoxA gene encoding cytochrome aa3 quinol oxidase subunit II gives MKLKLALFTVLLTISSLLAGCEPLLVLDPKGPQAERLASDIMLSILVMSGIVIVVFALLVYMLVKYRASNSSDDYEPPHIEGNIWVEAVMIGIPIIIVAFLSVVSVQSNYIVESAPEGYEDKEPLIVYASSSNWKWHFSYPEEGVETVNYLYVPTDRALEIKLYSHGPITSFWVPQLGGQKYAMNDHVTTLHLAADVPGEYMGRNANFSGEGFAENIFEVTAMSQTEFDEWVDEVKETADPLTEGTFEELLEPGHLGRMTFTGTHLDFTSPPEHHHGDAEHDEMDMENHEDHENHEDHENHEDHENHEEEASEEDHSHH, from the coding sequence ATGAAATTAAAGTTGGCATTGTTCACAGTTCTTTTGACGATTTCGTCTCTTTTAGCTGGTTGTGAGCCTTTATTAGTGTTAGATCCAAAAGGTCCACAGGCGGAACGATTAGCTAGTGATATCATGCTGTCCATTCTCGTGATGTCAGGAATCGTTATTGTTGTTTTTGCACTATTAGTTTATATGTTAGTAAAATATCGAGCTTCTAATTCAAGTGATGATTATGAGCCACCTCACATTGAAGGTAATATCTGGGTAGAGGCAGTTATGATTGGTATTCCGATTATTATTGTTGCATTTTTATCAGTTGTATCTGTTCAAAGTAACTATATTGTTGAGTCAGCTCCAGAAGGATATGAAGATAAAGAGCCATTAATTGTTTATGCCTCATCTTCTAACTGGAAATGGCATTTTAGTTATCCTGAAGAAGGCGTCGAAACAGTAAACTATTTATATGTTCCTACAGATCGTGCTTTAGAAATTAAACTATATTCACATGGTCCAATTACAAGCTTCTGGGTTCCACAGCTTGGAGGACAAAAATATGCGATGAATGATCACGTAACAACTCTTCATTTAGCAGCTGATGTTCCAGGTGAATACATGGGACGAAATGCAAACTTTAGTGGAGAAGGTTTTGCCGAAAACATCTTTGAAGTAACGGCAATGTCTCAAACAGAATTTGACGAGTGGGTTGATGAAGTAAAAGAAACGGCTGATCCACTTACAGAGGGAACATTTGAAGAATTATTAGAGCCTGGCCATCTTGGTAGAATGACGTTCACAGGAACCCATTTAGATTTCACTTCTCCTCCTGAACATCACCATGGTGATGCTGAGCATGATGAGATGGATATGGAAAACCATGAAGATCATGAGAACCATGAAGATCATGAGAACCATGAAGATCATGAGAACCACGAAGAAGAGGCTTCTGAAGAAGATCACAGTCATCATTAA
- a CDS encoding sensor histidine kinase produces the protein MSILQKQIVNGVILSLLLFLFTAMIIFMVYPLGNWGLLFERRILDLPFIYIGPSLSILLGVLYGVVSGLYWKKQFTAIDVAMRELENGRNLPTESFTLSETQSIWSKIERVYKQQLEQTKISQRLANEKAEDQEKRVQEMVSQERNRLARELHDSVSQQLFAASMMMSALTEPKLHSEDREAKQLRLIEQTIQQSQLEMRALLLHLRPAALKGKSLQEGIQELLVELKQKVTMDIKWKIEPISLDKGVEDHLFRIVQESVSNTLRHAKATSLHILLIPRDQFVIMRITDDGVGFDLEEGRTGSYGLHNMHERAVEIGGTLKIVSLKNQGTKLEVKVPILDGEEDTID, from the coding sequence ATGAGCATACTTCAGAAGCAAATTGTAAATGGAGTTATTCTTTCGCTTCTACTCTTTCTCTTTACAGCCATGATTATTTTTATGGTATATCCACTCGGGAACTGGGGGCTACTTTTTGAGAGGCGCATACTGGATTTACCGTTTATTTATATTGGTCCCAGTCTCTCCATCCTACTAGGTGTTTTGTATGGTGTTGTGTCAGGGCTCTATTGGAAAAAACAGTTTACAGCGATTGATGTAGCAATGCGTGAGCTCGAAAATGGTCGTAATCTACCTACTGAATCTTTTACTCTATCGGAAACGCAAAGTATATGGTCCAAGATTGAAAGAGTATATAAGCAACAGCTAGAACAAACAAAAATTTCGCAAAGGCTTGCTAATGAAAAGGCAGAAGACCAAGAGAAAAGGGTACAGGAAATGGTATCTCAGGAACGAAATCGACTTGCGCGAGAACTCCATGATTCTGTTAGTCAGCAGCTGTTCGCTGCGTCTATGATGATGTCGGCCCTTACTGAACCTAAACTACATAGTGAGGATCGTGAGGCGAAGCAGTTACGCTTAATTGAACAAACTATTCAGCAATCACAGCTTGAAATGAGAGCGCTACTTCTTCATCTTCGACCAGCAGCATTGAAGGGAAAATCCTTGCAAGAAGGAATTCAGGAGTTATTAGTAGAACTAAAACAAAAGGTGACAATGGACATTAAGTGGAAGATTGAACCTATTTCTTTAGATAAAGGTGTGGAAGATCATCTTTTTCGTATCGTACAAGAATCAGTCTCTAATACACTTCGCCATGCGAAAGCAACGAGCTTACATATTCTCCTAATTCCTAGAGACCAATTTGTCATTATGAGAATAACAGATGATGGGGTTGGTTTTGATCTGGAAGAAGGAAGAACGGGGTCATACGGTTTACATAATATGCATGAACGTGCTGTTGAAATAGGAGGGACATTAAAGATCGTAAGCTTGAAAAATCAAGGAACAAAGCTAGAAGTAAAGGTTCCTATTTTAGATGGGGAGGAGGATACCATTGATTAG
- a CDS encoding response regulator transcription factor translates to MIRVVFVDDHEMVRIGVSSYLSAQADIEVIGEADNGRKGVELCLELRPDVILMDLVMKEMDGIEATKQIIDAWPDAKIIIVTSFLDDEKVYPALEAGATSYLLKTSKANEIAAAVRSTFQGQSILEPEVTGKMMMKMRQKHVTELHDNLTSREMEILLLMAQGKSNQEIADDLFIALKTAKTHVSNILSKLEVQDRTQAVIYAFKHELVK, encoded by the coding sequence TTGATTAGAGTTGTGTTCGTAGATGATCATGAAATGGTAAGGATAGGCGTTTCATCCTATTTATCTGCTCAGGCTGATATTGAGGTAATTGGAGAAGCCGATAATGGGAGAAAGGGAGTGGAGCTTTGCTTAGAATTACGTCCTGATGTCATCTTAATGGATTTAGTGATGAAGGAAATGGATGGAATTGAAGCAACGAAGCAAATAATTGATGCGTGGCCCGATGCGAAAATCATTATTGTAACAAGCTTCTTAGATGATGAAAAGGTATATCCAGCACTAGAAGCTGGTGCAACAAGTTATCTGCTTAAAACCTCAAAAGCAAATGAGATCGCAGCTGCGGTACGCTCTACCTTTCAAGGCCAATCCATACTCGAGCCTGAGGTAACGGGTAAGATGATGATGAAGATGAGACAAAAACATGTAACCGAACTTCATGACAACTTAACTTCAAGAGAAATGGAAATCCTGCTTCTCATGGCACAGGGGAAATCTAATCAGGAAATTGCAGATGATCTTTTTATTGCTTTAAAAACCGCTAAAACGCATGTTAGCAATATATTAAGTAAGCTAGAGGTCCAAGATCGAACACAAGCGGTCATTTATGCATTTAAACATGAGCTTGTCAAATAA
- the liaF gene encoding cell wall-active antibiotics response protein LiaF, which yields MLRHIKSDYVNWFILIGLLLLLLEVLFFNGGLIITFIISIGAIYLGSKWKPKVIGKISYGVGWFWLVITILNMITFRYFLFVILIYLIVQYYQTQKKPREIKIKELLKQEESLQENAVFQRKKILDNRFFSSQETPHQAYEWNDVNIQVGIGNTEIDLSETVLPKGESVIFIRSLVGNVTIFVPYEIEIHINHSVMAGTVSIFREHDERVVNENVVYQSENYPTADEKIRLFTSMISGRLEVKRI from the coding sequence ATGCTTCGACATATAAAATCAGATTATGTAAATTGGTTTATCTTAATAGGCTTACTCCTCCTTTTGTTAGAGGTATTATTTTTTAACGGGGGCTTAATCATTACCTTTATTATATCAATTGGAGCTATCTATTTAGGGAGTAAATGGAAACCTAAGGTGATTGGTAAAATTAGCTATGGTGTAGGTTGGTTTTGGCTAGTCATTACGATTTTAAATATGATTACCTTCCGCTATTTCTTATTTGTCATTTTAATTTATCTTATAGTACAGTATTACCAGACGCAAAAGAAGCCTCGTGAAATCAAGATTAAGGAATTATTGAAACAGGAGGAAAGCCTTCAAGAAAACGCCGTTTTTCAACGAAAAAAAATTTTGGACAATCGCTTTTTTTCTAGTCAGGAGACACCCCATCAGGCATATGAATGGAACGATGTTAATATTCAGGTAGGTATCGGAAATACCGAAATTGATTTAAGTGAAACGGTCTTGCCTAAAGGCGAGTCAGTTATCTTTATTCGAAGCCTTGTAGGCAATGTGACAATTTTTGTACCGTACGAAATAGAGATTCACATTAATCACTCTGTAATGGCAGGGACGGTGTCCATTTTTCGAGAACATGATGAACGTGTAGTAAATGAAAATGTTGTGTACCAATCTGAAAATTATCCTACCGCTGATGAAAAAATCAGGCTATTCACATCCATGATCTCTGGAAGATTAGAGGTGAAGCGTATATGA
- a CDS encoding PspA/IM30 family protein: MATIFSRIKDTVVADLHEAIDQKEQKNPIAVLNHYLRKCESETERVRKLVERQFLLKEEFGREYREAEHYANKRKYQVEIATKAGEKELVEFALKEQCYYEERMARLKESLQQTSQQLTELEQKYEEMKHKLKDMKLKRMELMGRENVAHAHHRMNKVVDHTGYTSKAFDTFEEMESYLDRLEHQITSSYHRHTIDAQIAQLEKQLKSEESHTVS; the protein is encoded by the coding sequence ATGGCAACTATTTTTTCAAGAATTAAGGATACGGTTGTAGCGGACTTACATGAAGCGATTGATCAGAAGGAGCAAAAGAACCCAATAGCTGTTTTAAATCACTATTTAAGAAAATGTGAGAGTGAAACAGAAAGAGTTAGGAAGCTAGTAGAACGTCAATTTCTATTAAAAGAAGAATTTGGTCGAGAATATCGAGAAGCTGAGCACTATGCAAATAAACGCAAATATCAAGTGGAAATTGCCACTAAGGCTGGTGAGAAGGAGTTAGTTGAGTTCGCCTTAAAGGAACAGTGTTATTATGAAGAGAGAATGGCAAGACTCAAAGAATCATTACAACAAACTAGTCAACAGCTTACAGAGCTTGAACAAAAATATGAGGAAATGAAGCATAAGCTTAAAGACATGAAGCTAAAGCGAATGGAGCTAATGGGCAGAGAAAACGTAGCGCATGCCCATCATCGAATGAATAAGGTTGTGGATCATACCGGCTATACGTCAAAAGCCTTTGATACATTTGAAGAAATGGAAAGCTATCTTGACAGGTTAGAGCACCAAATCACTTCTTCCTATCACCGTCATACTATTGATGCACAAATAGCTCAATTAGAAAAACAATTGAAATCAGAAGAAAGTCATACTGTTTCATAG
- a CDS encoding STAS domain-containing protein, which yields MHRNHELYEYLMKNSWQMTEDWYKQVDDPDPNSLYSTTDEHIINTLKEQNQDYFKRLHKIFIEQEEVFLKEFEEWTIELAKDQKHLDTAVHYVVREFNKTQEVYISYLQKFYKENQDKVKLEQFFLWLEIVRKTFQLSIYIYMEEAQKNTSKQIAAQKEMINELSSPVIMLQNNVGLLPLIGDIDTARAKLILENTLTQCASLDVQYLCIDLSGVAIIDTMVAHEIFQLINALKLLGITSTLSGIRPEIAQTAIQLGLDFNSVRTTASLANSLAAFNQ from the coding sequence ATGCACAGAAATCATGAGCTTTATGAGTATTTAATGAAGAATTCATGGCAGATGACAGAAGATTGGTATAAACAGGTTGATGACCCAGATCCAAATTCACTTTACTCGACAACAGATGAGCATATTATTAATACACTAAAAGAACAAAATCAGGATTACTTTAAGAGGTTGCATAAGATTTTTATTGAACAAGAGGAAGTTTTTTTAAAAGAGTTTGAGGAATGGACAATTGAACTTGCAAAAGATCAAAAGCATCTTGATACGGCTGTTCATTATGTTGTAAGAGAGTTTAATAAAACGCAGGAAGTCTACATATCTTACCTACAAAAATTTTATAAAGAGAACCAGGATAAAGTAAAGTTAGAGCAATTCTTTTTGTGGTTAGAAATTGTACGTAAGACGTTCCAACTTTCAATATATATTTATATGGAAGAGGCACAGAAGAATACGTCGAAGCAGATAGCGGCACAGAAGGAAATGATTAATGAGTTAAGCTCACCAGTTATCATGCTACAAAATAATGTAGGACTCTTACCTTTAATTGGGGACATAGATACGGCTCGAGCAAAGCTTATTCTGGAAAATACGTTAACACAATGTGCTAGTTTAGATGTTCAATATTTATGTATAGATCTTTCTGGTGTTGCCATCATTGATACTATGGTAGCACATGAAATCTTCCAATTAATTAATGCGTTAAAGCTATTAGGGATTACAAGTACACTATCAGGTATTCGACCAGAAATCGCTCAAACAGCCATTCAATTAGGTCTTGATTTTAATAGTGTTCGCACAACCGCTTCACTTGCCAATTCTTTAGCTGCATTTAACCAATAA
- a CDS encoding SRPBCC family protein, whose protein sequence is MPIIKTDMFIYAPREICFDVARDIDIHTESTSQTSERAVAGITSGLIELNETVTWEAIHFGIKQNLTVRITELEFPVRFVDEMEKGAFKRFYHVHEFIEKEQGTLMIDIFDYTSPFGGIGKLADRLFLERYMKEFLIKRNRYIKKVAEERVRR, encoded by the coding sequence GTGCCAATCATTAAGACAGATATGTTTATCTATGCTCCAAGAGAGATTTGTTTTGACGTTGCTCGAGATATTGACATCCATACCGAATCAACAAGTCAAACGAGTGAACGGGCAGTAGCCGGTATTACAAGTGGGCTTATTGAATTGAACGAGACCGTGACGTGGGAAGCGATTCATTTTGGAATAAAGCAAAATCTTACCGTACGAATTACGGAGCTAGAGTTTCCTGTTCGATTTGTAGATGAAATGGAAAAAGGTGCATTCAAACGGTTTTATCATGTTCATGAATTTATTGAAAAAGAGCAAGGAACCTTAATGATTGATATATTTGATTACACCTCTCCATTCGGAGGAATCGGAAAGCTAGCAGATCGTCTCTTTTTAGAGCGATATATGAAAGAGTTCCTAATAAAAAGAAATCGGTATATTAAGAAGGTAGCAGAAGAACGAGTAAGAAGATAA
- a CDS encoding DNA topoisomerase III yields MSKTVVLAEKPSVGRDLARVLNCHKKGNGYLEGEKYIVTWALGHLVTLADPEGYGEQYKSWRLEDLPMLPELLKLVVIKKTGKQFQSVKSQLLRKDVSDIIIATDAGREGELVARWILEKAHVKKPIQRLWISSVTDKAIKEGFRKLKSGKEYENLYASAVARAEADWIVGLNATRALTTKFNAQLSSGRVQTPTLTMIAKREEEIRSFKPKKYFGMKAVVEKGITFTWHNDQKNDTKTFDEQELEQKLAKGKGKPATIIDRKVTPKKTYSPALYDLTELQRDANKRFGFSAKETLSTMQKLYEQHKVLTYPRTDSRYITSDIVPTLKDRLEACRMKEYAPAIAKIMKQPIKPTKAFVDDQKVSDHHAIIPTEESVPLSALSDKERKIYDMVVKRFIAVLMPAYQYEQTIVIATIGDEQFSAKGKRVTSLGWKEVFQDAPDEDGEDNQSLPVLAKGDTFTVTSLQKTVGETKPPSRFNEATLLSAMENPSKFMAGESKDLIKTIGETGGLGTVATRADIIEKLYSSFLIEKKGKEIFITSKGKQLLTLVPEELKSPVLTAEWEQKLTKIAKGSLPKQVFLNEMKQYAKEVVTEIKNSKQTFKHDNVTGKKCPECSKLMLEVNGKKGKMLVCQDRECGYKKGVSRVTNARCPQCKKKLELRGEGEGQMFACKCGHREKMSTFQERRKKNQNSKVSKREVAQYMKKQDDDFANNALADALAKLKLDQ; encoded by the coding sequence ATGAGTAAAACGGTTGTTCTAGCGGAAAAACCCTCTGTTGGGAGAGACTTAGCTAGAGTATTGAATTGTCATAAAAAAGGAAATGGATATTTAGAAGGGGAAAAATACATCGTGACATGGGCTCTTGGGCATCTTGTCACATTAGCAGATCCTGAAGGGTACGGAGAACAGTACAAATCCTGGCGCTTAGAAGATCTGCCGATGCTTCCTGAGCTTCTTAAGCTAGTTGTCATTAAAAAAACAGGTAAGCAATTTCAGTCAGTGAAATCACAGCTACTACGAAAAGATGTTAGTGATATTATTATCGCAACGGATGCTGGGCGTGAGGGCGAGCTAGTTGCGCGCTGGATTCTTGAAAAAGCGCATGTCAAAAAGCCGATACAACGTCTATGGATTTCATCTGTTACAGATAAAGCCATTAAAGAAGGATTTCGTAAATTAAAGAGTGGAAAAGAATACGAGAATTTATATGCATCAGCAGTTGCTCGTGCAGAGGCCGACTGGATTGTCGGACTTAATGCTACACGCGCACTGACAACTAAATTTAATGCTCAACTATCCTCTGGTCGTGTTCAAACGCCTACGTTAACAATGATTGCTAAACGTGAAGAAGAAATACGAAGCTTTAAACCGAAGAAGTATTTCGGAATGAAGGCTGTTGTTGAAAAAGGGATAACATTCACGTGGCACAATGATCAAAAGAATGACACAAAAACATTTGATGAGCAGGAACTTGAGCAAAAGCTAGCAAAAGGTAAAGGGAAGCCTGCTACTATAATAGATAGGAAGGTTACACCGAAAAAAACCTATTCACCTGCACTTTATGATTTAACAGAATTGCAGCGTGATGCGAATAAGCGCTTCGGATTTTCAGCAAAAGAAACGCTATCCACTATGCAGAAGTTATATGAACAGCATAAAGTGCTCACATATCCAAGAACAGATTCTAGATATATAACAAGCGATATCGTCCCAACATTAAAGGATCGTCTTGAAGCATGTAGAATGAAAGAGTATGCGCCAGCCATTGCCAAAATAATGAAGCAGCCAATTAAGCCAACAAAAGCATTCGTCGATGATCAAAAGGTCTCTGATCACCATGCTATTATTCCAACTGAAGAGTCTGTACCATTAAGTGCACTTTCAGATAAAGAACGAAAAATTTACGATATGGTCGTGAAGCGGTTCATTGCTGTGTTAATGCCTGCCTATCAATATGAGCAAACAATTGTTATAGCCACTATTGGAGATGAACAGTTTTCGGCTAAAGGAAAACGAGTGACTTCTTTAGGGTGGAAAGAGGTATTTCAGGATGCTCCTGATGAAGATGGAGAGGATAATCAATCCCTTCCAGTTCTAGCAAAGGGAGACACCTTTACCGTCACGTCTCTACAGAAAACAGTGGGTGAAACAAAGCCACCATCACGCTTTAACGAAGCTACATTGTTATCCGCAATGGAAAACCCTTCGAAATTTATGGCGGGAGAAAGTAAGGATCTTATTAAAACAATAGGTGAAACGGGTGGTCTTGGCACAGTTGCGACACGTGCAGATATTATTGAAAAATTATATAGTAGCTTCTTAATTGAGAAAAAAGGTAAAGAGATTTTCATTACATCTAAAGGAAAGCAGCTTTTGACGCTTGTACCTGAGGAGTTAAAATCACCAGTGTTAACAGCTGAGTGGGAACAAAAGCTAACGAAAATAGCAAAGGGCTCACTTCCAAAGCAGGTCTTCTTGAATGAAATGAAGCAATATGCGAAAGAAGTTGTTACAGAGATTAAAAACAGCAAGCAAACCTTCAAGCACGATAACGTGACAGGGAAGAAATGTCCGGAGTGCAGTAAGCTTATGCTTGAGGTGAACGGGAAAAAAGGAAAAATGCTCGTTTGTCAGGACAGAGAATGTGGCTATAAAAAAGGTGTTTCTAGGGTAACGAACGCACGTTGTCCACAATGTAAAAAGAAGCTTGAGCTTAGAGGTGAGGGCGAAGGGCAAATGTTCGCATGTAAGTGTGGACATCGTGAAAAGATGTCAACGTTCCAGGAGCGCCGTAAAAAGAATCAAAACAGCAAGGTGTCTAAACGTGAAGTCGCACAATATATGAAGAAACAAGACGATGATTTCGCAAACAATGCTCTTGCAGATGCGTTAGCGAAGTTGAAGCTTGATCAATAG